ACAAGTCTCGCAAATAGTCATAATCAGGCGTCTCTTCGAAACCAAGGTTACGCACGTATGTCAAATATTGCTCAAGTTGTTCTGGGAATCCTTCACACAAGTCGCGGATTTGGGTGGTTTGCTTCTTCTCACCGATTTTCTCgtatttttgtttattagtAGCGGCCTTGAGTCCTTGCCATGGCAGACCACCTCGCAAAAAGTACATAAACACATGACCAAGAGCTTCTAAATCATCACGACGACTCTGTTCTCGACCTAAATGGGTGTTGATGGACATGTATCTGGCAGTACCAGACAAGGATTTGCGCTCTCTATAAGGGATATGCTGTTTTGTCTTGGGGTCACGGTATTGTTTAGCCATGCCGAAATCAACCACATACACCAAATTGGCGTTTTTTGTACCTGGTTTACCAATCAGAAAGTTGTCTGGCTTGATGTCTCTATAGATGAGGTTCTTCTCATGAATAGTTTGCACTCTGGAAATCATTTGCTTAGCAACCATGACAACAGTTTTTAGAGTGAATCTACGGCCACACCAGTCGAACAAATCTTCCAAAGATGGCCCCAACAAATCAATAACAAGAATATTGTGGAGTCCTTCTTGGCCAAAGTAGTAGACATTGGGCATTCCCAAACAGCCAACGAGAATTTTGTAGGTTCTGTATTCATCACGAAGTTGAGGAGCATCTGATTTACGAGGTTCAAATTTAATAGCCACTTGTTGGTTGTTGAGAAGATTGGTTCCTTCGAAAATAACACCAAATGAACCCTCACCGATCTTCTTTCCCACGCGGTAGTGAACGCCCACCACGTTGGACGACTGGATATGACTAGACATTGTAGCCGATTAAATGCGTTGAATGATCGAGCAGTTGACTAATCGACAATTCGAGtatgaaaaaaatgagTGGAGATATTGCCCTAACTGTGACGTACTTCTATTAGTTATGTTGACTTGTCTTGTCTTTTTGAttggttttttttcgaTATCGTTGGATTTGCTGACACCGTTGATATTGAGCGTTGTAGTgcttttggttttgttgatCTGTA
The Sugiyamaella lignohabitans strain CBS 10342 chromosome A, complete sequence genome window above contains:
- the YCK2 gene encoding serine/threonine protein kinase YCK2 codes for the protein MSSHIQSSNVVGVHYRVGKKIGEGSFGVIFEGTNLLNNQQVAIKFEPRKSDAPQLRDEYRTYKILVGCLGMPNVYYFGQEGLHNILVIDLLGPSLEDLFDWCGRRFTLKTVVMVAKQMISRVQTIHEKNLIYRDIKPDNFLIGKPGTKNANLVYVVDFGMAKQYRDPKTKQHIPYRERKSLSGTARYMSINTHLGREQSRRDDLEALGHVFMYFLRGGLPWQGLKAATNKQKYEKIGEKKQTTQIRDLCEGFPEQLEQYLTYVRNLGFEETPDYDYLRDLFTQALKSTGEVEDGEYDWMKLNGGKGWDSATNKKPNLHGYGHPYPPGHNSSNANNNANATANNRHSQVHLSSSRLNAAQPPPPPPNAALIRHASKSRRNTRQSTPGQLQQATTAAQQQLQAQQQALAGQRLSKSGAALGVPANGTGGSIGGSNVAQYQNNSSQILSSNQYAQQGYQSTNQQLQQQSNLGSHQYGHDYQNQQQQQQQQGTEENKGFWAKIGAFCCG